Proteins from one Streptomyces sp. NBC_00289 genomic window:
- the sigJ gene encoding RNA polymerase sigma factor SigJ: protein MSDTSSAGSARESSVNMATRVFVEHRELLFTIIYNMLGSVADTEDVLQETWLSWASRDEAPGAERIDNPRAYMVRIAVHKALARQAAISRRRETYVGPWLPEPLVTHPADSLAHGAVEAAETVERTESVSMALLVVLETLSPLERAVFVLHEVFGYAHTETADILGRSPAAVRQLAHRAREHVHARRPRHRADPHLRQQVTEQFVAAVSGGDLRMLMRLMAPDVTLWADGGGKATAAGPRPVHGRDKVARLLANGATRAPGGLDIRYRRVNGDPSALLFSGDSLFAVLVLDLIPDGQQVCGIYFLTNPEKLEGLT from the coding sequence ATGTCCGACACCTCGTCGGCCGGCAGCGCCCGGGAAAGCTCGGTGAACATGGCCACCAGGGTGTTCGTAGAGCACCGAGAGCTGTTGTTCACCATCATCTACAACATGCTCGGCAGCGTTGCCGACACTGAGGACGTGCTTCAGGAGACCTGGCTGTCGTGGGCGTCCAGGGACGAGGCGCCGGGCGCGGAGCGGATCGACAACCCCCGCGCCTACATGGTGCGGATCGCTGTGCACAAAGCCCTCGCCCGCCAGGCTGCCATCAGCCGCCGCCGCGAGACCTATGTCGGTCCCTGGCTGCCCGAACCGCTCGTCACTCACCCCGCCGACAGCCTCGCTCACGGTGCCGTGGAGGCCGCCGAAACGGTCGAGCGCACCGAGTCGGTGTCGATGGCGCTGCTGGTCGTCCTGGAAACACTCTCGCCTCTGGAGCGTGCGGTGTTCGTCCTGCACGAGGTGTTCGGCTACGCCCACACCGAAACCGCCGACATTCTGGGTCGCAGTCCCGCGGCGGTACGCCAGCTCGCCCACCGCGCACGCGAGCACGTTCACGCCCGCCGTCCGCGGCATCGGGCCGATCCGCACCTGCGTCAGCAGGTGACCGAGCAGTTCGTGGCCGCCGTGTCCGGCGGCGACCTGCGGATGCTGATGCGGCTCATGGCGCCCGATGTGACCTTGTGGGCCGATGGCGGGGGCAAGGCCACGGCCGCGGGTCCTCGACCGGTGCACGGCCGGGACAAGGTCGCCCGGTTGCTGGCCAACGGGGCGACCCGCGCTCCCGGCGGCCTGGACATCCGCTATCGACGAGTCAACGGCGACCCTTCGGCGCTGCTGTTCAGCGGCGACTCGCTCTTCGCCGTCCTGGTCCTCGACCTGATCCCGGACGGACAACAGGTCTGTGGCATCTACTTCCTGACCAACCCCGAAAAACTCGAAGGCCTCACCTGA
- a CDS encoding anthrone oxygenase family protein: MLNALEVVTTVVVGVMVGVEFSVAFVMNPILNALPEDSGQLGHAHGGRMLGAVMPVWYIGSLVLVGIWAVAGWHHHGTGLVVTAGALLILSVIMSLLLLVPINNRNKTWTPDNRPEDWKEQMNRWLRFHYVRVAVIIAAFALLVTALT, encoded by the coding sequence ATGCTCAACGCACTCGAGGTCGTCACCACCGTGGTCGTCGGCGTGATGGTGGGGGTGGAGTTCTCCGTCGCCTTCGTCATGAACCCGATCCTCAACGCCCTTCCGGAGGACAGCGGCCAACTCGGCCACGCCCACGGGGGTCGGATGCTCGGCGCCGTGATGCCGGTCTGGTACATCGGCTCGCTCGTCCTCGTCGGCATCTGGGCTGTCGCCGGGTGGCACCACCACGGCACCGGCCTCGTCGTCACCGCCGGCGCGCTGTTGATCCTCAGCGTGATCATGTCGCTCCTGCTGCTCGTCCCGATCAACAACCGCAACAAGACGTGGACCCCTGACAACCGGCCCGAGGACTGGAAGGAGCAGATGAACCGCTGGCTCCGCTTCCACTACGTCCGCGTCGCCGTCATCATCGCCGCCTTCGCCCTGCTGGTGACCGCCCTCACCTGA
- a CDS encoding helix-turn-helix domain-containing protein: MLGSMTANAPLNELGQFLKKRRSELSPRTVGLPETDRPRRVEGLRREEVAQLASISTDYYTRLEQGRMQASAPVLDVLARVLHLDDDERGYLFQLAGKTTTRTRRRGRQKVQPQLQRVLDDLTATPAIVQGRRGDILAWNALAAALVTDFSLIPEKHRNYPRIIFTDPAMRTLYADWKTSAQISVAQLRMEAAKYPEEPRLIELVGELSMRDQQFARWWGEHHVAARTVGTKTLDHPVVGELVLDWDTLTANTDPDQHLTVWTAAPGSPTHERLRILASWAADQELAASSPLS; the protein is encoded by the coding sequence ATGCTGGGCAGCATGACCGCAAACGCCCCCCTCAACGAGCTGGGACAGTTCCTCAAGAAGCGCCGCTCGGAGCTGAGCCCGCGCACGGTCGGACTGCCCGAGACCGACAGGCCCCGCCGGGTCGAGGGACTGCGCCGCGAGGAGGTCGCCCAACTCGCCAGCATCAGCACCGACTACTACACCCGCCTCGAACAGGGCCGCATGCAGGCATCGGCACCCGTGCTGGACGTCCTCGCCCGGGTGCTCCATCTGGACGACGACGAGCGGGGCTACCTCTTCCAGCTCGCGGGCAAGACCACCACCCGCACCCGGCGGCGCGGCCGGCAGAAGGTCCAGCCGCAGCTGCAGCGGGTCCTGGACGACCTCACCGCCACCCCCGCCATCGTGCAGGGCCGACGCGGGGACATCCTCGCCTGGAACGCACTGGCCGCCGCCCTGGTCACCGACTTCTCCCTCATCCCGGAAAAGCACCGCAACTATCCCCGGATCATCTTCACCGATCCCGCCATGCGCACCCTGTACGCCGACTGGAAGACCTCCGCGCAGATCTCCGTCGCCCAACTGCGCATGGAGGCCGCGAAATACCCCGAGGAACCCCGCCTGATCGAGCTGGTCGGTGAACTCTCCATGCGCGACCAGCAGTTCGCTCGCTGGTGGGGCGAACACCACGTCGCCGCCCGCACCGTGGGCACGAAGACCCTCGACCATCCGGTCGTCGGCGAACTCGTCCTGGACTGGGACACCCTCACCGCCAACACCGATCCCGACCAGCACCTCACGGTCTGGACGGCCGCCCCCGGCTCCCCCACCCACGAGCGGCTGCGCATCCTCGCCTCCTGGGCCGCCGACCAAGAGCTGGCGGCTTCCTCCCCCCTCAGCTGA
- a CDS encoding peptidylprolyl isomerase codes for MANNVFFDITINDKPAGRIVFELFDDVVPKTARNFRELATGEQGFGYEGSSFHRVIPDFMLQGGDFTAGNGTGGRSIYGEKFADENFQLKHTKPGQLSMANAGPNTNGSQFFITTIVTDWLDNKHVVFGEVVEGMDIVKKIEGLGSRSGTPSAKVTIAKSGVVEG; via the coding sequence ATGGCCAACAACGTATTCTTCGATATCACCATCAATGACAAGCCCGCGGGTCGGATCGTCTTCGAACTCTTCGACGACGTGGTTCCCAAGACAGCCAGGAACTTCCGTGAGCTCGCCACGGGCGAGCAGGGATTCGGCTACGAGGGCTCTTCCTTCCACCGCGTCATCCCCGACTTCATGCTCCAGGGCGGCGACTTCACCGCCGGCAACGGCACCGGCGGCCGCAGCATCTACGGTGAGAAGTTCGCCGACGAGAACTTCCAGCTCAAGCACACGAAGCCGGGCCAGCTCTCCATGGCCAACGCGGGGCCGAACACCAACGGCTCGCAGTTCTTCATCACGACCATCGTCACCGACTGGCTCGACAACAAGCACGTCGTCTTCGGTGAGGTCGTCGAGGGCATGGACATCGTGAAGAAGATCGAGGGCCTGGGCTCGCGCTCCGGCACCCCTTCGGCGAAGGTCACCATTGCCAAGTCGGGCGTTGTCGAGGGCTGA
- a CDS encoding TetR/AcrR family transcriptional regulator produces the protein MSVQERKERERASRERLIVATARELAEQQGWDAVTTRRLAERIEYSQPVLYSHFRGKREIIGAVALQGATELAAAVRAATAAADGPRARVYALARAYLDFAERNPAVYDAIFQLDGGLAYAQEETPEPLKDAFAALLESLGEVAGDGVAPGLFTEVFWASLHGVATLTRSGRLPPEDTERRVELLVDRLAMI, from the coding sequence ATGTCGGTACAGGAACGCAAGGAGCGCGAACGGGCGAGCCGCGAGCGCCTCATCGTGGCGACAGCCCGCGAACTCGCCGAGCAGCAGGGCTGGGACGCGGTCACCACCCGCCGGCTCGCCGAGCGCATCGAGTACAGCCAGCCCGTCCTCTACAGCCACTTCCGCGGCAAACGCGAGATCATCGGCGCCGTCGCCCTCCAGGGCGCCACCGAGTTGGCCGCGGCGGTGCGGGCCGCGACCGCCGCCGCGGACGGCCCGCGGGCCCGGGTGTACGCCCTCGCCCGCGCCTACCTCGACTTCGCCGAACGCAACCCGGCGGTCTACGACGCCATCTTCCAGCTCGACGGCGGCCTCGCGTACGCACAGGAGGAAACCCCGGAACCACTCAAGGACGCTTTCGCCGCGCTGCTGGAGAGCCTCGGCGAGGTCGCCGGGGACGGCGTCGCCCCGGGGCTGTTCACCGAGGTGTTCTGGGCGTCCCTGCACGGGGTGGCAACCCTGACCCGGTCGGGACGACTCCCACCGGAGGACACCGAGCGCAGGGTGGAGTTGCTGGTGGACCGGCTCGCCATGATCTGA
- a CDS encoding inositol monophosphatase codes for MTTAMPFAAGTTLMSDVTAAVKTAGLTLRDRYTAHARGVNLNEIVDEIHANDDAVLDVLREPLLRARPGSQWAEDELAGGALPQGEWWVVDPAEGNINHVHAMDDWAVTATLVRDNQPVLTVVHLPLTGDTYTAVAGGGARLNDRPLKVSAKTDLGAALIGTGQAKPGEDERTFRRIGDSVTAMLINGLVVRVSVPATMQLIHVAAGRMDAFWQFSDVRSGLVAGALLVSEAGGTVTDLEGEAWTTASRDFLAAAPGIHAAALKVLSPIA; via the coding sequence ATGACTACAGCCATGCCTTTCGCCGCCGGCACGACGCTCATGTCCGATGTGACAGCCGCGGTGAAGACCGCCGGCCTCACGCTGCGCGACCGCTACACCGCGCACGCCCGAGGCGTGAACCTGAACGAGATCGTCGATGAGATCCACGCCAACGACGACGCGGTACTGGACGTGCTGCGCGAACCGCTGCTGCGGGCCCGGCCGGGATCGCAGTGGGCCGAGGACGAGTTGGCCGGCGGCGCGCTCCCGCAGGGGGAGTGGTGGGTCGTCGACCCCGCGGAGGGCAACATCAACCACGTCCACGCCATGGACGACTGGGCCGTCACCGCCACCCTGGTCCGCGACAACCAGCCGGTGCTCACGGTCGTCCACCTGCCGCTGACCGGCGACACCTACACCGCCGTCGCCGGCGGCGGTGCCCGCCTCAACGACCGACCCCTGAAGGTGTCCGCCAAGACCGACCTGGGTGCCGCGCTCATCGGCACCGGTCAGGCCAAGCCCGGCGAGGACGAGCGGACCTTCCGGCGGATCGGTGACTCCGTCACCGCCATGCTCATTAACGGCCTGGTCGTGCGCGTGTCCGTGCCCGCCACGATGCAGCTCATCCATGTCGCCGCCGGACGCATGGACGCGTTCTGGCAGTTCTCCGACGTCCGCTCCGGCCTGGTTGCCGGCGCCCTGCTGGTCTCCGAAGCCGGAGGCACCGTCACCGACCTGGAGGGTGAGGCCTGGACCACGGCCAGCCGCGACTTCCTGGCCGCCGCCCCCGGCATCCACGCCGCCGCTCTCAAGGTCCTCTCGCCGATCGCCTGA
- a CDS encoding DUF4267 domain-containing protein, producing MSLRKINTVLAAAFILFILWFGTEFILSPETTAPGFGLPSWPSGDGGGFLIIKGIRDVVLALVLGILLVTGHRRALGWVLLVEALAAYGDMTTVLAHDGSVATALGVHGLTATLMVVNGLLLIRETRKGAAAPATPAPQPA from the coding sequence ATGTCGTTAAGGAAGATCAACACCGTCCTGGCCGCCGCCTTCATCCTCTTCATCCTCTGGTTCGGGACGGAGTTCATCCTGAGCCCGGAGACGACGGCGCCTGGCTTCGGCCTGCCGAGCTGGCCGTCCGGCGACGGCGGCGGCTTCCTGATCATCAAGGGAATCCGCGACGTCGTCTTGGCCCTGGTCCTGGGCATCCTGCTGGTGACGGGCCACCGCCGGGCGCTGGGCTGGGTGCTGCTGGTGGAGGCCCTGGCCGCCTACGGCGACATGACCACAGTGCTGGCCCACGACGGCTCCGTGGCCACCGCGCTCGGCGTCCACGGCCTGACCGCGACGCTGATGGTGGTCAACGGCCTGCTGCTGATACGCGAGACCCGCAAGGGCGCGGCCGCTCCGGCGACGCCCGCCCCGCAGCCCGCCTGA
- a CDS encoding LysR family transcriptional regulator — MQLDLNLLTALDALLEEGSVAGAAARLHVTSPAMSRSLGRIRKATGDQILVRTGRSMVPTTRALAMRSEVHALVQQAHRLLSTQQKLDLAALERVFTVRWHDALTAACGTALTTAVRHQAPGVRLRLSAEPGTDDPKLRRGEVDLESSSSPPTLPDIRHRLVGRDRLIIAVRPGHPLVEGALSPERYAAAEHLTVSRRGSLRDPIDDALTTRGLERRVSAAGPTAAFALQLALDTDLVVTLPDAVTRAARDQLGLITLPLPLQLPDVSLYLLWHQRYDNDHAHIWLRDLATETVQALFAPPNA, encoded by the coding sequence ATGCAACTGGATCTGAACCTGCTCACGGCCCTGGACGCGCTGCTGGAAGAGGGCAGTGTCGCCGGCGCCGCAGCCCGCCTCCACGTCACCTCACCGGCGATGAGCCGCTCCCTGGGCCGCATTCGCAAGGCCACCGGTGACCAGATCCTGGTCCGCACCGGCCGCAGCATGGTCCCCACCACCCGCGCGCTGGCCATGCGCTCCGAGGTCCACGCCCTTGTGCAGCAGGCCCACCGCCTTCTGTCCACGCAGCAAAAACTCGATCTCGCAGCTCTGGAACGGGTGTTCACCGTGCGCTGGCATGACGCCCTGACCGCAGCCTGCGGCACCGCCCTGACCACGGCAGTCCGCCACCAGGCCCCCGGCGTCCGGCTGCGCCTGTCCGCCGAACCCGGCACGGACGACCCCAAGCTGCGCCGGGGTGAGGTCGACCTCGAATCCAGCTCCAGCCCGCCGACACTCCCCGACATCCGCCACCGCCTCGTCGGCAGGGACCGGCTGATCATCGCCGTCCGACCAGGCCACCCGCTCGTCGAGGGCGCGCTGAGCCCTGAGCGTTACGCAGCCGCCGAACACCTCACCGTCTCGCGGCGCGGAAGCCTGCGCGACCCGATCGACGACGCCCTGACCACGCGCGGCCTCGAACGACGCGTCTCCGCCGCCGGGCCCACAGCCGCCTTCGCCCTGCAACTCGCCCTCGACACCGACCTGGTGGTCACCCTTCCCGACGCGGTCACCCGCGCGGCCCGGGACCAACTCGGCCTGATCACACTGCCGCTGCCACTCCAGTTGCCCGATGTCTCCTTGTACCTGCTGTGGCACCAGCGCTACGACAACGACCACGCCCACATCTGGCTGCGCGACCTGGCCACCGAAACCGTCCAGGCGCTGTTCGCACCACCAAACGCCTGA
- a CDS encoding NADPH-dependent F420 reductase — translation MTNIGILGAGRVGANLAGKLSAAGHHVTLGGRSPEDTAARAAPRLAFADQRTAARTADIVINATPGDSSLDRLTDLRTELSGKILIDVSNATRDADDGLPGDLCYPGSSLAEKLQAALPDTHVVKTLNTMLFMVMTAPETLATPPTVYVSGDDENAKKTVTGLLGDLGWQPAWIEDLGDISTARATEAMILVVPHVLRRQGIEPFAVSLAR, via the coding sequence ATGACCAACATCGGTATTCTGGGCGCCGGCCGCGTCGGGGCCAACCTCGCCGGCAAGCTCTCCGCGGCCGGACACCATGTCACGCTCGGTGGCCGGAGCCCGGAAGACACCGCCGCCCGCGCCGCCCCGCGGCTCGCCTTCGCCGACCAGCGCACCGCCGCCCGCACCGCGGACATCGTGATCAACGCGACGCCCGGCGACAGCTCCCTGGACCGGCTCACCGACCTGCGCACCGAGCTCTCCGGAAAGATCCTCATCGATGTCTCCAACGCCACCCGCGACGCCGATGACGGGCTGCCCGGCGACCTGTGCTATCCCGGCAGCAGTCTCGCCGAGAAGCTCCAGGCCGCGCTCCCCGACACCCATGTGGTCAAGACTCTCAACACCATGCTGTTCATGGTCATGACCGCTCCGGAAACCCTGGCCACCCCACCGACCGTCTATGTCTCGGGGGACGACGAGAACGCGAAGAAGACCGTCACCGGCCTGCTCGGCGACCTGGGCTGGCAGCCCGCATGGATCGAGGACCTCGGCGACATCAGCACAGCCCGCGCCACCGAGGCCATGATCCTGGTCGTGCCCCACGTCCTGCGCCGACAGGGCATCGAGCCCTTCGCCGTCTCCCTCGCCCGCTGA
- a CDS encoding CHAT domain-containing protein, translated as MSFEYWLDRVRRGIDAARERSDILLGSALAEDAANLWHAAQPADPGRPASWEARRLEIAAWWLGLLHSLRHAAMPEETGRTELARAILLLAPWAGVPGFVPESLRHLLGPSANPESQAQQAGQLVVQAMRTGERDVLDASIALHEAVLSAGPPTSGTTVTNAAAAYSTRFAHTGNTADLDRAIELGNLAAAYSDDPNHPTILSNLGTAYWTRYERAGRAADLDRAIEILSRARSTAPLADPNRPTILSNLAAAHHTRHERTGALDDLDRAIEIGHAVAASAEPHAAHLSNLGIALFARYERAGNRADLDRAIEIGNRARATGPDSVHLPTVLSNLGISYHARFERGGDGNDLARAIECQEQAVAVTPDPHPDRGLRLNNLAAVHHARFARTADPADLERAISAGEAAVAAMPADHPVRGACQSNVGSALHERFRRTGSVSDLHRAIDYGEQAVARPTDSPPERGRRLSNLALAYQSRFERTGDLDDLHRAVERGEHAVAATPDDHPDRALYLGNLAMAYSTRHSRTGNVDDLDRAVEHREQAIERTPPDHQILAKHLTSLAADRGTRFHRTGDVADVDRAIEAATRAVARTPADHPDLVLRLNNLGTALQARYSHFGDTADLNGSIEHKARALAATPADHPLHPRYATNLGLAHRARFARARDLADLDRAVELCRLAVASTPEDHPDLAPRLSVLASAHLARHRRTESTVDLAETIALGERALSLAPHDHPARPLYLSNLGVALQARFKVNAEPADRERMVDLNREALAATPGDHTLHAKRVFNLAIGLETQAGDDTVHRVDIQKLAMLAVAPCPSPPADQVRAGWVTGRIAHAAGEHETARRLLDAAVALLPSVPARETSYADQEHRLDGYLGLVGEAVAVHCALDDPVGAIQAGEQGRGILLASQLDARTDLSGLQGEHPELARHFQQVRDGLSTPVGDGLQAPDPDGPSAHLGDERRRLWRSYDALLAEIRQLPGWDRFLLPPTWDDLRRAAAGRTVVLVNTGSRRSDAIIVTADAAPTLVPLPDLTLPDVDARTTELSRATTDTGSLVGELRRQRILSDLLGWLWDTAVGPVLDALDRLSPRDGTPARVWWMPTGLLGLLPLHAAGRPGEAGALDRVVSSYTPTFRALLGARGQTAEAPRRQLTVALERTPGLPDLPATAAEATTLHARLPSAMLVMNEQATVDRLLTALPEARWAHFACHADTDLHAPSQGGLHLHDGLLPIAEISRLRLHRAELAYLSACSTGHVGRRHANESTHLASAFQLAGFRHVIASLWPLNDAVAAMAADRFYRLLPTTQDADQAAVALHQVTRELRAEHPERPHLWASLIHSGP; from the coding sequence ATGTCCTTCGAGTACTGGCTCGACCGCGTCCGTCGTGGGATCGACGCGGCCCGGGAGCGTTCCGACATCCTCCTCGGCTCGGCGCTCGCCGAAGACGCGGCGAATCTCTGGCATGCCGCGCAGCCGGCCGACCCTGGCCGCCCGGCATCGTGGGAGGCGCGCCGACTCGAGATCGCGGCCTGGTGGTTGGGGCTGCTGCACAGCCTGCGCCACGCGGCCATGCCGGAGGAAACGGGCCGGACCGAGCTGGCCAGGGCGATCCTGCTCCTCGCGCCGTGGGCCGGTGTGCCGGGCTTCGTGCCCGAGTCGCTGCGCCACCTGCTCGGGCCGTCGGCGAACCCCGAGTCGCAGGCGCAGCAGGCCGGACAGCTGGTCGTCCAGGCGATGCGGACGGGCGAGCGCGACGTGCTCGACGCGAGTATCGCCCTGCACGAGGCGGTCCTTTCCGCAGGGCCCCCGACCAGCGGGACGACGGTCACCAACGCCGCAGCCGCGTACTCGACGCGGTTCGCGCATACGGGGAACACTGCCGACCTCGACCGGGCGATCGAGCTCGGGAACCTCGCGGCCGCCTACTCCGACGACCCCAACCATCCGACGATCCTGTCCAATCTCGGCACCGCGTACTGGACTCGGTACGAACGGGCAGGTCGGGCCGCCGACCTGGACCGGGCGATCGAGATCCTCTCGCGGGCACGGTCCACGGCCCCTCTCGCCGACCCGAACCGCCCGACCATCCTGTCCAACCTCGCCGCTGCCCACCACACGCGGCACGAACGGACCGGTGCCCTGGACGACCTCGACCGGGCCATCGAGATCGGGCACGCCGTCGCCGCGTCCGCCGAGCCGCACGCGGCGCATCTGTCCAACCTCGGCATCGCCCTGTTCGCCCGGTACGAACGCGCCGGAAACCGGGCCGACCTGGACCGGGCGATCGAGATCGGCAACCGGGCGCGGGCCACCGGGCCGGACTCCGTTCACCTGCCGACGGTCCTGTCCAACCTCGGGATCTCCTACCACGCACGATTCGAGCGCGGCGGGGACGGCAACGACCTCGCTCGCGCCATCGAGTGCCAGGAACAGGCGGTGGCCGTCACCCCCGACCCCCATCCCGATCGCGGGCTTCGTCTCAACAACCTCGCCGCCGTCCATCACGCACGGTTCGCCCGCACCGCGGACCCGGCAGACCTCGAGCGAGCGATCAGCGCAGGAGAGGCCGCCGTCGCAGCCATGCCGGCCGATCACCCCGTACGGGGCGCGTGCCAGTCCAACGTGGGATCGGCACTTCACGAGCGGTTCCGACGGACCGGGAGTGTCTCCGACCTGCACCGCGCCATCGACTACGGCGAACAAGCGGTGGCGCGCCCCACCGACAGCCCACCCGAACGCGGGCGCCGTCTGTCGAACCTGGCGCTGGCGTATCAGTCGCGGTTCGAGCGCACCGGCGACCTGGACGATCTGCACCGCGCGGTCGAACGCGGTGAACACGCGGTGGCGGCCACGCCCGACGACCACCCGGACCGCGCGCTGTACCTCGGCAACCTCGCGATGGCCTACAGCACCCGGCACTCGCGTACCGGAAACGTCGACGACCTGGACCGTGCGGTCGAACACCGCGAACAGGCGATCGAGAGGACACCGCCCGACCACCAGATCCTGGCGAAACACCTGACGAGCCTGGCGGCCGACCGCGGCACGCGTTTCCATCGCACCGGGGACGTCGCAGACGTGGATCGGGCCATCGAGGCCGCGACGCGCGCGGTGGCCCGCACCCCGGCCGACCACCCCGATCTGGTGCTGCGGCTGAACAACCTCGGCACTGCTCTCCAGGCCCGGTACTCCCACTTCGGCGACACGGCCGACCTCAACGGGTCGATCGAACACAAGGCGCGGGCGCTGGCCGCCACCCCCGCCGACCACCCGCTCCACCCCAGGTATGCGACCAACCTCGGTCTCGCCCACCGGGCCCGGTTCGCACGGGCCCGGGACCTGGCAGACCTGGACCGCGCCGTCGAACTGTGCCGGCTGGCAGTCGCCTCCACCCCCGAGGACCACCCCGACCTCGCGCCTCGGCTCAGCGTTCTGGCGAGCGCCCACCTGGCGCGACACCGGCGCACCGAGAGCACCGTCGACCTGGCCGAGACCATCGCACTGGGCGAGCGAGCACTGTCCCTCGCCCCCCACGACCACCCCGCACGCCCGCTCTACCTGTCCAACCTCGGCGTCGCCCTCCAGGCGCGGTTCAAGGTCAACGCCGAGCCGGCGGACCGGGAGCGCATGGTCGACCTGAACCGGGAGGCGCTCGCGGCCACCCCGGGCGACCACACTCTTCACGCCAAACGCGTGTTCAACCTCGCCATCGGCCTGGAGACCCAGGCCGGGGACGACACCGTCCACCGCGTCGACATCCAGAAGCTGGCCATGCTCGCGGTCGCCCCCTGTCCCTCTCCGCCCGCCGACCAGGTGCGCGCCGGCTGGGTGACCGGCAGGATCGCGCACGCCGCGGGAGAGCACGAGACCGCGCGGCGCCTGCTGGACGCGGCGGTGGCACTGCTGCCGTCGGTACCCGCGCGGGAAACCTCGTACGCGGACCAGGAGCACCGCCTCGACGGGTACCTCGGACTGGTGGGTGAAGCGGTCGCCGTGCACTGCGCCCTCGACGACCCGGTCGGCGCGATTCAGGCGGGCGAGCAGGGCCGGGGCATCCTGCTGGCGTCCCAACTGGACGCGCGCACGGACCTGTCCGGCCTCCAGGGCGAACATCCGGAGCTCGCACGACACTTCCAGCAGGTGCGCGACGGTCTCAGCACGCCCGTCGGCGACGGCCTCCAAGCGCCCGACCCGGACGGTCCCAGCGCGCACCTCGGTGACGAGCGACGCCGTTTGTGGCGCTCCTACGACGCGCTGCTCGCGGAGATTCGCCAACTGCCGGGCTGGGACCGGTTCCTGCTGCCGCCGACGTGGGACGACCTGCGACGAGCCGCAGCGGGAAGGACCGTGGTGCTCGTCAACACCGGCAGCCGACGCAGCGACGCGATCATCGTCACCGCCGACGCCGCTCCGACGCTGGTGCCGCTGCCCGATCTGACCCTGCCCGACGTCGACGCACGCACCACCGAACTCTCCCGGGCAACGACCGACACCGGTTCCCTGGTCGGTGAACTACGGCGCCAGCGGATTCTGTCCGACCTGCTCGGCTGGCTCTGGGACACCGCGGTGGGGCCCGTACTGGACGCCCTTGACCGGTTGTCGCCCCGCGATGGCACGCCGGCGAGAGTCTGGTGGATGCCGACCGGGTTGCTGGGTCTGCTCCCGCTGCACGCGGCGGGCAGGCCGGGTGAGGCCGGCGCGTTGGACCGTGTCGTCTCCTCGTACACCCCGACCTTCCGTGCGCTGCTCGGGGCCCGAGGGCAGACCGCCGAGGCGCCCCGGCGACAGCTCACCGTCGCGCTCGAGCGCACGCCCGGTCTGCCGGACCTGCCCGCGACCGCGGCCGAAGCGACCACTCTGCACGCGCGGCTTCCCAGTGCGATGCTCGTCATGAACGAGCAAGCCACGGTCGACCGACTTCTCACCGCGCTTCCCGAGGCCCGCTGGGCGCACTTCGCCTGCCACGCCGACACGGACCTCCACGCACCGTCGCAGGGCGGTCTCCACCTTCACGACGGCCTCCTGCCGATCGCGGAGATCAGTCGCCTGCGCCTGCACCGCGCCGAGCTCGCCTACCTGTCCGCCTGTTCCACCGGGCACGTCGGCCGTCGCCACGCGAACGAGTCGACCCACCTCGCGTCGGCGTTCCAACTCGCCGGCTTCCGCCATGTGATCGCCAGCCTGTGGCCGCTCAACGACGCGGTCGCCGCGATGGCCGCCGACCGGTTCTACCGCCTGCTGCCGACGACCCAGGACGCCGACCAGGCCGCCGTCGCCCTGCACCAGGTGACCCGCGAACTCCGCGCGGAGCACCCCGAACGCCCGCACCTGTGGGCGTCCCTCATCCACAGCGGCCCGTAG